Proteins encoded within one genomic window of Raineyella fluvialis:
- a CDS encoding adenosine deaminase family protein has translation MSAAVTAVGRGLKDGMAAARRDGHPIIVRQLLTAMRHADRGLEIAELTARHEEDLVAGFDIAGAEDGFPPSRQLDAFRFLEREGIPYTIHAGEAVGPESVQEAVEVCHAQRIGHGVRLIEDIDLSGAEPVLGETAALVRSRRIPLEVCPSSNLQTGVAASLAEHPVDRLHRLGFEVTISCDNRLVSRTTLSREYALLVETFGWTLDDVRATVDRAVRAAFVDDDTKERIAGHVAHTWPH, from the coding sequence TTGTCCGCCGCCGTCACTGCGGTCGGCCGGGGCCTGAAGGACGGGATGGCCGCGGCCCGGCGCGACGGGCACCCGATCATCGTGCGGCAACTACTGACCGCCATGCGCCACGCCGATCGGGGCCTGGAGATCGCCGAACTGACCGCCCGGCACGAGGAGGACCTCGTCGCCGGATTCGACATCGCCGGGGCCGAGGACGGTTTCCCGCCGAGCCGGCAGCTCGACGCGTTTCGGTTCCTCGAGCGCGAGGGCATCCCGTACACCATCCATGCCGGGGAGGCGGTCGGCCCGGAGTCGGTCCAGGAGGCCGTCGAGGTGTGCCACGCCCAGCGCATCGGGCACGGTGTCCGGTTGATCGAGGACATTGACCTCTCCGGTGCGGAGCCAGTGCTGGGGGAGACCGCCGCCCTGGTGCGGAGCCGGCGCATCCCGTTGGAGGTCTGCCCCTCGTCCAACCTGCAGACCGGCGTCGCCGCCTCGCTGGCGGAGCACCCGGTGGACCGCCTGCACCGGCTCGGCTTCGAGGTGACGATCTCGTGCGACAACCGGCTGGTCAGCCGGACGACCCTGAGCCGGGAGTACGCGCTCCTGGTGGAGACGTTCGGCTGGACGCTCGACGACGTCCGGGCCACGGTCGATCGGGCTGTCCGGGCAGCATTCGTCGACGACGACACCAAGGAGAGGATCGCCGGGCACGTCGCGCACACCTGGCCGCACTGA
- a CDS encoding M20/M25/M40 family metallo-hydrolase, giving the protein MSILPDLITSIVAPFGVEVDVDVDSGIPPTVNDARGVARLVDAAERQLGPQSVARTAQSMGGEDFAWILQAVPGAMARLGVRPRDVAEADWPDIHQTRFDVDEGCIQVGVKVLSRLAATPTHYQARPDGSGAGADQPSIAHSLQDTR; this is encoded by the coding sequence GTGTCGATCCTGCCGGATCTGATCACCTCGATCGTCGCCCCGTTCGGTGTCGAGGTCGACGTCGATGTCGACTCCGGCATCCCGCCCACGGTCAACGACGCGCGCGGTGTCGCCCGGCTGGTGGATGCCGCCGAACGCCAACTGGGCCCGCAGTCCGTCGCCCGCACCGCCCAGTCGATGGGCGGGGAGGACTTCGCCTGGATCCTGCAGGCCGTCCCCGGGGCGATGGCCCGGCTGGGGGTGCGGCCCCGCGACGTGGCCGAAGCCGACTGGCCCGACATCCACCAGACGCGCTTCGACGTGGACGAGGGATGCATCCAGGTCGGGGTCAAGGTGCTCAGTCGGCTTGCCGCCACACCCACGCATTACCAGGCCCGGCCCGACGGGTCGGGTGCCGGTGCCGACCAGCCGTCCATCGCCCACTCGCTCCAGGACACCCGATGA
- a CDS encoding amidohydrolase produces the protein MTASPITPEVDPGPAIAVATAAISERMIAFRRDLHAHPELGHAERRTTQRVADSLSSIGLDPKVLPVGTGLTCDIVADDWVPEKGMVALRGDMDALPLSDAKDVAYASRNEGIVHACGHDVHTTIILGVGHVLVQLRQRGLLRTGVRLIFQPAEESTPSGAPDVIRAGALNGVREAYALHCDPRTIVGQIAVKRGAITSAAVKVNVNLRGAGGHTSRPHLTADIIGALGAVVTETPFLLSRRIDPRSGASLIWGGYGPAASRTPSHGPGNWAGHSASSMCRGGSGQCRSCRI, from the coding sequence ATGACCGCCTCACCCATCACGCCGGAGGTGGATCCCGGTCCCGCCATCGCGGTGGCCACCGCCGCCATCAGTGAGCGGATGATCGCTTTCCGACGCGACCTGCACGCCCACCCCGAGCTCGGCCACGCCGAGCGGCGCACCACCCAGCGGGTCGCCGACTCGCTGTCGTCGATCGGCCTGGACCCGAAGGTCCTGCCGGTCGGCACCGGGCTCACCTGCGACATCGTGGCTGACGACTGGGTGCCGGAGAAGGGCATGGTCGCCCTGCGCGGCGACATGGACGCCCTGCCACTCAGTGACGCCAAGGACGTGGCGTACGCCTCGCGGAACGAGGGCATCGTCCACGCGTGCGGACACGACGTGCACACCACCATCATCCTCGGCGTCGGACACGTCTTGGTGCAGTTGCGCCAGCGCGGGCTGCTCCGTACGGGAGTGAGGTTGATCTTCCAGCCGGCCGAGGAGTCGACCCCGAGCGGCGCGCCGGACGTCATCCGCGCGGGAGCCCTGAACGGGGTCCGGGAGGCGTACGCCCTGCACTGCGATCCGCGGACCATCGTCGGCCAGATCGCCGTCAAGCGCGGGGCGATCACCTCGGCGGCCGTCAAGGTCAACGTCAACCTGCGGGGGGCCGGCGGGCACACCTCGCGCCCCCACCTCACGGCGGACATCATCGGTGCCCTCGGCGCTGTCGTCACCGAGACCCCCTTCCTGCTCAGCCGGCGGATCGACCCGCGCAGCGGCGCGTCCCTGATCTGGGGCGGGTACGGTCCGGCAGCGTCGAGAACGCCATCCCACGGACCGGGGAACTGGGCGGGACACTCCGCGTCCTCGATGTGCCGGGGTGGAAGCGGGCAGTGTCGATCCTGCCGGATCTGA
- a CDS encoding acyl-CoA mutase large subunit family protein: protein MSGIGETETGTPFAAVYSADALAGWDPASKLGAPGEYPFTRGVYPKMYTTRPWTMRQYAGFGNARESNQRYKELIANGTMGLSVAFDLPTQMGYDSDAQISKGEVGKVGVAIDSIDDMRVLFDGIDLGKVSTSMTINAPAAVLLLLYQLVAEEQGTTADKLTGTIQNDVLKEYIARGTYIFPPSPSLRLISDIFAYCHDNIPKWNTISISGYHMAEAGATPAQEVAFTLADGIAYVEAAMKAGLNVDDFAPRLSFFFVSRTTIVEEVAKFRAARRVWAKIMKERFGAQKPKSQMLRFHTQTAGVQLTAQQPEVNLVRVAVQALAATFGGTQSLHTNSFDEAIALPTPKAARLALRTQQVIAYESDVCKTVDPWAGSYVVEKLTDELEDEIWKLIKQIDDMGGAVKAIEQGFQKAEIEDSAFAYAQGIDSGERIQVGVNKFTIDEEEKYEPLRVDPTIGEQQAERLVTLRANRDNDAVEAALVKIKAAAEGSDNLLYPMKEALQAKATIGEVCNALRDVWGTYTPSDAAGS from the coding sequence ATGAGTGGAATTGGTGAGACCGAAACCGGGACTCCCTTCGCGGCTGTGTACTCGGCTGACGCGCTGGCAGGGTGGGATCCCGCCAGCAAGCTGGGAGCGCCGGGGGAGTACCCCTTCACGCGCGGTGTGTACCCCAAGATGTACACGACCCGCCCCTGGACGATGCGTCAGTACGCCGGCTTCGGCAACGCGCGCGAATCGAATCAGCGCTACAAGGAGCTGATCGCGAACGGGACGATGGGCCTGTCGGTGGCCTTCGACCTGCCGACGCAGATGGGCTACGACTCCGACGCCCAGATCTCCAAGGGCGAGGTGGGCAAGGTCGGTGTGGCGATCGACTCCATCGACGACATGCGTGTCCTGTTCGACGGCATCGACCTGGGCAAGGTCTCCACCTCGATGACCATCAACGCCCCGGCCGCCGTGCTGCTGCTGCTCTACCAGCTCGTCGCCGAGGAGCAGGGCACCACCGCTGACAAGCTCACCGGCACGATCCAGAACGACGTACTCAAGGAGTACATCGCCCGCGGCACCTACATCTTCCCGCCGTCCCCGTCGCTGCGACTGATCTCCGACATCTTCGCGTACTGCCACGACAACATCCCGAAGTGGAACACCATCTCCATCTCCGGCTACCACATGGCGGAGGCTGGCGCGACGCCCGCGCAGGAGGTCGCGTTCACCCTGGCCGACGGCATCGCCTACGTCGAGGCCGCGATGAAGGCCGGCCTGAACGTCGATGACTTCGCGCCGCGGCTGTCGTTCTTCTTCGTGTCTCGCACCACCATCGTCGAGGAGGTGGCGAAGTTCCGCGCCGCCCGTCGCGTGTGGGCGAAGATCATGAAGGAGCGCTTCGGCGCCCAGAAGCCGAAGTCGCAGATGCTGCGCTTCCACACCCAGACCGCCGGCGTGCAGCTCACCGCCCAGCAGCCCGAGGTCAACCTGGTCCGCGTCGCGGTGCAGGCGCTGGCCGCCACCTTCGGTGGCACCCAGTCGCTGCACACCAACTCGTTCGACGAGGCCATCGCGCTGCCGACGCCGAAGGCCGCACGGCTCGCGCTGCGGACCCAGCAGGTCATCGCGTACGAGTCGGACGTCTGCAAGACCGTCGACCCGTGGGCCGGCTCCTACGTGGTGGAGAAGCTCACCGACGAGCTCGAGGACGAGATCTGGAAGCTGATCAAGCAGATCGACGACATGGGTGGGGCCGTCAAGGCCATCGAGCAGGGCTTCCAGAAGGCCGAGATCGAGGACTCCGCGTTCGCGTACGCCCAGGGCATCGACTCCGGCGAGCGCATCCAGGTCGGCGTGAACAAGTTCACGATCGACGAGGAGGAGAAGTACGAGCCGCTGCGCGTCGACCCGACGATCGGTGAGCAGCAGGCCGAGCGCCTGGTCACCCTCCGCGCCAACCGCGACAACGATGCCGTCGAGGCAGCCTTGGTCAAGATCAAGGCTGCCGCCGAAGGCTCCGACAACCTCCTCTACCCGATGAAGGAGGCGCTGCAGGCCAAGGCCACCATCGGCGAGGTCTGCAACGCTCTGCGCGACGTCTGGGGCACCTACACCCCGAGCGACGCCGCCGGCTCCTGA
- a CDS encoding phosphotransferase produces MNEDDPDGGLLLSSRAVVDILVAAVRDAGGTLLRWRMDHVDHQPGRATTATYRAHVAWPWGESTEVVGVTSRVGGPDESERASAPVYHDPYGQEVTVWIYPEDPELPGLRTAAYAEGVAELVNDFGLWTPRAGALSGPRPVIAPADVRLDVVGYRPRQRAVLRADVQAEGISRRFYLKVQTAAEAVQTMDRHRMLRGAGIDVPEVLVLTDDSVVVSAGLPGLPLSTALFREDSPCTAEDLIAVLDAFPPVVARLPRRVPWTQSVHYYVEVVARAMPELEERLLWLADQVSQGLAGLAPGDEATHGDFHEGQVHVAGGRICGVLDIDGIGPGRRADDLGCLLAHLSTIQRMDIPQAAHLQRLLTEWTPVFDRRVDPTELRLRAAGVAISLATGPHRSQEAEWRQETIAIVSAAEALVRQVG; encoded by the coding sequence ATGAACGAGGACGACCCGGACGGTGGGCTGCTGCTCAGCTCCCGGGCGGTGGTGGACATCCTGGTCGCGGCAGTACGCGACGCCGGCGGCACGCTGTTGCGCTGGCGGATGGACCACGTCGACCACCAGCCGGGCCGCGCGACGACGGCGACCTACCGGGCGCACGTCGCCTGGCCCTGGGGAGAGTCGACCGAGGTCGTCGGGGTGACGTCCCGGGTGGGCGGACCGGACGAGTCGGAGCGGGCGAGCGCCCCCGTCTACCACGATCCGTACGGCCAGGAGGTGACCGTCTGGATCTACCCCGAGGACCCGGAGCTGCCAGGACTGCGCACCGCCGCGTACGCGGAGGGGGTGGCCGAACTGGTCAACGACTTCGGCTTGTGGACGCCGCGCGCGGGGGCGCTCTCGGGGCCGCGGCCGGTGATCGCGCCGGCGGACGTACGCCTCGACGTGGTCGGCTACCGCCCCCGGCAACGCGCCGTGCTGCGGGCCGACGTGCAGGCCGAGGGGATCAGCCGCCGGTTCTACCTCAAGGTCCAGACCGCGGCGGAAGCGGTGCAGACGATGGACCGGCACCGGATGCTGCGGGGGGCCGGCATCGACGTGCCGGAAGTGCTCGTGCTCACCGACGACTCGGTCGTCGTGTCGGCCGGGCTGCCCGGCTTGCCCCTGTCCACCGCGCTGTTCCGCGAGGACTCCCCCTGCACCGCGGAGGATCTGATCGCGGTGCTCGACGCCTTCCCGCCCGTGGTGGCGCGGCTGCCGCGGCGCGTGCCGTGGACCCAGTCGGTGCACTACTACGTCGAGGTGGTCGCCCGTGCGATGCCGGAGCTCGAGGAACGACTGCTCTGGCTGGCGGACCAGGTGAGCCAGGGACTCGCCGGCCTGGCGCCGGGCGACGAGGCCACCCACGGCGACTTCCACGAGGGTCAGGTGCACGTCGCGGGTGGACGGATCTGCGGGGTGCTCGACATTGACGGGATCGGTCCCGGCCGGCGCGCCGACGACCTGGGCTGCCTGCTGGCGCACCTGTCGACGATCCAGCGGATGGACATCCCCCAGGCGGCGCACCTGCAGCGGCTGCTGACGGAATGGACGCCGGTCTTCGACCGACGGGTCGATCCGACCGAGCTGCGGCTCCGCGCGGCCGGCGTGGCGATCAGCCTGGCGACCGGTCCGCACCGCAGCCAGGAGGCCGAGTGGCGCCAGGAGACGATCGCCATCGTCAGTGCTGCGGAGGCGCTCGTACGGCAGGTGGGCTGA
- a CDS encoding hemolysin family protein: MSPLVGEILLVLFFTLCGGFFSAAEMALISLRESQIKQIRLRGRRGRKVAHLASDPGRFLSAVQVGVTLFGFLSSAFGGATIATRLTPPLEAIGLPNGLASTLSLVLITIAISYVSIVLGELTAKRLAMQRAESFSMALGPTVDGIARAARPVIWVLEVSTNALVRLLGGRPEAGREEVTEEELRSLVSDSASLGAEERRILEDVFGAGDRTLREVMVPRTEVDFLPGDTPVYKAVRELSGAPHSRYPVTGASPDDVLGFVHVRDLFDPGWAQRATPVEELVRPMVNFPQTVNVIHALAEMRRMSSHMAIVRDEYGGTAGMVTMEDLVEELVGEITDEYDIVQEEAPTAPNTREIDGLTSLADFEDETGMVLPEGPYDTLAGWFMYRIGAIPSVGDSTEAQLQLAEDPESQRKVEVSVLEMDGRRAARFLIRRAAAPGTGRTRGAAELRPEEMDGPQAPSRQASGSPAPDGPGPGGVGASGDEEDGARP; the protein is encoded by the coding sequence TTGAGTCCCTTGGTCGGAGAGATCCTCCTGGTCCTCTTCTTCACGTTGTGCGGAGGCTTCTTCTCGGCTGCGGAGATGGCCCTCATCTCCCTGCGTGAGAGCCAGATCAAACAGATCCGGCTGCGAGGCCGTCGCGGCCGGAAGGTCGCTCATCTCGCGTCGGATCCCGGCCGTTTCCTGTCGGCCGTGCAGGTCGGTGTGACCCTCTTCGGCTTCCTGTCCTCGGCCTTCGGTGGCGCGACGATCGCCACTCGGCTCACGCCACCGCTCGAGGCCATCGGTCTGCCCAACGGCCTGGCCTCGACCCTCTCGCTGGTGCTGATCACCATCGCCATCTCCTACGTGTCGATCGTGCTGGGCGAACTCACCGCGAAACGGCTGGCGATGCAGCGGGCCGAGTCGTTCTCGATGGCGCTGGGGCCGACCGTCGACGGGATCGCGCGGGCGGCGCGGCCCGTCATCTGGGTGCTCGAGGTCTCCACCAACGCGTTGGTCCGGCTGCTCGGCGGGCGGCCCGAGGCCGGGCGTGAAGAGGTCACCGAGGAGGAGTTGCGTTCGCTGGTCTCCGATTCGGCGAGCCTGGGTGCCGAGGAACGCCGGATCCTGGAGGACGTGTTCGGGGCGGGCGACCGTACGTTGCGCGAGGTGATGGTGCCGCGCACCGAGGTCGACTTCCTGCCCGGGGACACGCCGGTCTACAAGGCGGTCCGGGAGCTGAGCGGAGCGCCGCACTCGCGCTACCCGGTGACCGGCGCCTCGCCCGACGACGTCCTCGGTTTCGTGCACGTCCGCGACCTCTTCGATCCGGGCTGGGCACAGCGGGCGACCCCGGTGGAGGAGCTCGTCCGGCCGATGGTGAACTTCCCCCAGACGGTCAACGTCATCCATGCGCTGGCCGAGATGCGGCGGATGTCCAGTCACATGGCGATCGTCCGCGACGAGTACGGCGGTACCGCCGGGATGGTGACCATGGAGGACCTCGTCGAGGAGCTCGTCGGGGAGATCACCGATGAGTACGACATCGTCCAGGAGGAGGCGCCGACCGCACCCAACACGAGGGAGATCGACGGCCTGACCTCGTTGGCGGACTTCGAGGACGAGACGGGGATGGTGCTCCCGGAGGGGCCGTACGACACCCTCGCGGGCTGGTTCATGTACCGGATCGGGGCGATCCCCTCGGTGGGGGACAGCACGGAGGCGCAACTGCAGTTGGCCGAGGACCCGGAGTCGCAGCGCAAGGTCGAGGTGTCCGTGCTCGAGATGGACGGTCGGCGCGCCGCGCGGTTCCTGATCCGCCGGGCCGCGGCGCCCGGCACCGGACGGACCCGCGGCGCTGCGGAGCTCCGTCCCGAGGAGATGGACGGGCCGCAGGCGCCCAGCCGGCAGGCGTCGGGATCACCCGCGCCGGACGGCCCCGGACCCGGGGGCGTCGGTGCGTCGGGCGACGAAGAGGACGGCGCCAGGCCGTGA
- the folP gene encoding dihydropteroate synthase, with protein MTTLPHYGIRTIGRRTFDFDRQAAVMSVVNRTPDSFWDRGRTYRLDAAVDAALAAAADGADWVDIGGVPFSPDTTPVSEADEIDRVVPVVERVSAGSDVVISVDTTRVAVAERALAAGASVINDTSGLADPALAELAASTGATLIITHCLAAPHAQHPRPHYDNVVAEVAAFLAARLERARDLGVRDEQIVLDPGHDLNKNTRHTLELTRRFGEIVALGLPTLAAVSNKDFIGEALGRERDERTYGSVVAATWCIQQGARVIRMHDTRAAVDTVRLCAAIAGTREPAYERHNL; from the coding sequence GTGACGACCCTCCCCCACTACGGCATCCGCACCATCGGCCGGCGGACGTTCGACTTCGATCGGCAGGCCGCCGTGATGTCGGTGGTCAATCGCACTCCGGACTCGTTCTGGGACCGCGGCCGCACCTACCGGCTCGATGCCGCCGTCGATGCCGCCCTCGCCGCGGCGGCAGACGGCGCTGACTGGGTCGACATCGGCGGGGTGCCGTTCTCCCCCGACACCACGCCGGTGTCGGAGGCCGACGAGATCGACCGGGTGGTCCCGGTCGTGGAGCGGGTCAGCGCCGGGAGCGACGTGGTGATCTCGGTCGACACCACCCGCGTCGCGGTCGCCGAGCGGGCGCTGGCGGCCGGTGCCTCCGTGATCAATGACACCTCCGGGCTGGCCGACCCCGCGCTCGCCGAGCTGGCCGCCTCGACCGGCGCGACGCTGATCATCACGCACTGCCTGGCCGCCCCGCACGCCCAGCACCCGCGCCCCCACTACGACAACGTCGTGGCGGAGGTGGCCGCCTTCCTGGCGGCCCGGCTCGAACGGGCCCGCGATCTCGGGGTGCGTGACGAGCAGATCGTCCTCGATCCGGGCCACGACCTGAACAAGAACACCCGGCACACCCTGGAACTCACCCGGCGCTTCGGCGAGATCGTCGCCCTCGGGCTGCCTACCCTGGCCGCCGTCTCCAACAAGGACTTCATCGGCGAGGCACTCGGGCGGGAACGCGACGAGCGGACGTACGGCTCCGTCGTCGCCGCCACCTGGTGCATCCAGCAGGGCGCCCGGGTGATCCGCATGCACGACACCCGCGCGGCGGTCGACACCGTACGCCTCTGCGCCGCCATCGCGGGCACGCGGGAGCCGGCGTACGAACGGCACAACCTCTGA
- a CDS encoding phospholipase C yields MDGKNVGDLLNDKGVSWGWFQGGFRPSTAATATTPAACLNSHTNVAGNTVVDYSPHHQPFQYYASTSNPHHLAPASDAEIGHNGQANHQYDLTDFDKVVRSDNMPAVSFLKAGMSQDGHAAYSDPLDEQAFIAKTVNEIQTSPNWQNTAVVIAYDDSDGWYDHAKAPVVNASTSADDAAWCTDAAAQGVAVMGGYQDRCGYGPRQPLLVISPYAKTNYVDHTLTDQSSILRFVEDNWQTGRIGDSSFDEKANGIDGMFNFGHRLAPTVILDEKTGVVTSATKANGLGNAFGLWPTRLGLG; encoded by the coding sequence ATGGACGGCAAGAACGTCGGCGACCTGCTCAACGACAAGGGCGTGAGCTGGGGCTGGTTCCAGGGCGGCTTCCGCCCAAGCACCGCAGCCACCGCCACGACGCCGGCCGCCTGCCTGAACTCGCACACCAACGTCGCCGGCAACACGGTCGTCGACTACTCGCCGCACCACCAGCCGTTCCAGTACTACGCGTCGACCTCGAACCCGCACCACCTGGCGCCCGCCAGCGACGCGGAGATCGGCCACAACGGTCAGGCGAACCACCAGTACGACCTGACCGACTTCGACAAGGTGGTCCGCAGCGACAACATGCCGGCCGTCAGCTTCCTCAAGGCCGGGATGTCGCAGGACGGCCACGCGGCCTACTCCGACCCGCTGGACGAACAGGCCTTCATCGCGAAGACCGTCAACGAGATCCAGACCTCCCCGAACTGGCAGAACACCGCCGTCGTCATCGCCTATGACGACTCCGACGGCTGGTACGACCACGCCAAGGCTCCGGTCGTGAACGCCTCCACCTCGGCCGACGACGCGGCCTGGTGCACGGACGCCGCCGCCCAGGGCGTTGCGGTGATGGGGGGCTACCAGGATCGCTGCGGATACGGCCCGCGCCAGCCGCTGCTGGTCATCTCGCCCTACGCCAAGACGAACTACGTCGACCACACCCTGACCGACCAGTCCTCGATCCTGCGCTTCGTCGAGGACAACTGGCAGACCGGCCGGATCGGTGACTCCTCCTTCGACGAGAAGGCCAATGGCATCGACGGCATGTTCAACTTCGGCCACCGGCTGGCACCGACCGTCATCCTCGACGAGAAGACCGGTGTGGTGACCTCGGCCACCAAGGCGAATGGGCTCGGCAACGCCTTCGGCCTCTGGCCGACCCGCCTCGGACTCGGCTGA
- a CDS encoding alkaline phosphatase family protein — MSTRHKPTRVLAGVGAVCLAATAFSGVQASAAPRNTPDTTTPIKHVVVIFQENVSFDHYFATYPNAANTAGEKQQGTGLAAPAFQARPGTSTHIDTLQNAGLLAPQNPNSVQPFRLSPAQAVTCDQDHTYTNEQKAYDGGAMDKAVESTSKDTCTTPNAYGAKGVGLVMGYYDGNTVTGLWNYAQQYAMSDNSYSTVFGPSTPGALNLISGQTHGVREWSADGKTQIKPPPAITPCGSPTPTVSAPSSTTPTRSTTTAPTTPTRRRTRWRRWTARTSATCSTTRA; from the coding sequence ATGTCCACCAGGCACAAGCCCACGCGGGTGCTGGCCGGGGTGGGGGCGGTCTGTCTGGCCGCCACCGCCTTCAGTGGGGTCCAGGCCTCGGCCGCACCCCGCAACACGCCCGACACCACCACGCCGATCAAGCACGTCGTGGTGATCTTCCAGGAGAACGTCTCCTTCGACCACTACTTCGCGACCTACCCGAACGCCGCGAACACCGCCGGTGAGAAGCAGCAGGGGACCGGCCTCGCCGCCCCGGCGTTCCAGGCGCGCCCGGGCACCAGCACGCACATCGACACGCTCCAGAACGCCGGCCTGCTCGCCCCGCAGAACCCGAACAGCGTGCAGCCCTTCCGCCTCTCGCCCGCCCAGGCCGTCACCTGCGACCAGGACCACACGTACACCAACGAGCAGAAGGCGTACGACGGCGGCGCGATGGACAAGGCGGTCGAGTCCACCTCCAAGGACACCTGCACCACCCCCAACGCGTACGGTGCCAAGGGTGTCGGCCTGGTGATGGGCTACTACGACGGCAACACCGTCACCGGTCTGTGGAACTACGCCCAGCAGTACGCCATGAGCGACAACTCGTACAGCACCGTCTTCGGGCCCTCGACGCCCGGTGCATTGAACCTCATCTCGGGCCAGACCCATGGCGTCCGCGAGTGGTCCGCCGACGGCAAGACCCAGATCAAGCCCCCGCCAGCGATTACACCGTGCGGGTCCCCGACGCCAACGGTGTCGGCACCGTCATCAACGACCCCGACCCGGTCTACGACGACTGCTCCAACAACTCCCACGCGTCGACGCACCCGCTGGCGTCGATGGACGGCAAGAACGTCGGCGACCTGCTCAACGACAAGGGCGTGA
- the purU gene encoding formyltetrahydrofolate deformylase has product MTEGQSVTGFDETADQWVVTLSCKDRPGIVHKVSGAVVGADGNITELQQFSSQDTGNFFIRLQFATALPQSAIVGQLAPVADELGATWQIDVVGRPLRTLILASKAGHCVQDLLFRTHADQLSVHVPLVLSNHENLRELSDFYHVPFESHYVVPETKADFERRVMQVVEEQGVELVVLARYMQILSPQLCDFLQGRAINIHHSFLPGFKGANPYRQAHARGVKLIGATAHFVTADLDEGPIIEQNVVRVDHADSPRQLMAIGQDIESRTLSQAVRLFSEHRVLLDGVRTIVFQ; this is encoded by the coding sequence GTGACTGAGGGGCAGAGCGTGACAGGGTTCGACGAGACCGCCGACCAGTGGGTGGTCACGTTGAGCTGCAAGGACCGGCCTGGCATCGTGCACAAGGTGTCGGGCGCGGTGGTGGGCGCCGACGGCAACATCACCGAACTGCAGCAGTTCTCCAGCCAGGACACCGGTAACTTCTTCATCCGGCTGCAGTTCGCGACCGCCCTGCCGCAGAGCGCCATCGTCGGCCAGCTGGCCCCGGTGGCCGACGAGCTGGGCGCGACGTGGCAGATCGACGTGGTCGGGCGTCCGTTGCGGACCCTGATCCTCGCCTCGAAGGCCGGGCACTGCGTCCAGGACCTGCTCTTCCGCACCCATGCCGATCAGCTGTCGGTGCACGTTCCCCTGGTGTTGTCCAACCATGAGAACCTGCGCGAGCTGTCGGACTTCTACCACGTCCCGTTCGAGTCGCACTACGTCGTCCCGGAGACCAAGGCCGACTTCGAGCGGCGCGTCATGCAGGTGGTCGAGGAGCAGGGGGTGGAGCTGGTGGTGCTCGCCCGCTACATGCAGATCCTCTCCCCACAGCTGTGCGACTTCCTCCAGGGACGCGCGATCAACATCCACCACTCCTTCCTGCCCGGCTTCAAGGGCGCGAATCCGTACCGTCAGGCCCACGCGCGCGGCGTGAAGCTCATCGGTGCCACGGCGCACTTCGTCACGGCCGACCTGGACGAGGGCCCGATCATCGAGCAGAACGTCGTCCGGGTCGACCACGCCGACTCCCCGCGGCAGCTGATGGCGATCGGTCAGGACATCGAGTCACGGACGCTTTCGCAGGCGGTGCGGCTCTTCTCCGAGCACCGCGTGCTGCTCGACGGGGTCCGGACGATCGTCTTCCAGTGA